The following DNA comes from Anaerolineae bacterium.
TAGGTCACTATCATGTCGGCACCGGCTCTCTTTATTGATGTGAGTGTCTCCATCATAACTTTTTTGCCGTCCAGCCATCCCATTTTATCGGCAGCCTTTATCATTGCATATTCGCCACTGACACTATATGCGGCAACAGGCAGATCAATTTCATCCCGAATGCGGCAGATAATATCCAGATAAGAAAGGGCCGGCTTTATCATTATTATATCCGCCCCTTCTTCAATATCCATTGTAACTTCCCTGATAGCTTCAATAGCATTTGCAGGATCCATCTGATATGTTCTGCGATCCCCGAATTTAGGGGCTGAGTCGGCTGCGTGACGAAACGGCCCGTAGTAAGCCGAGCAATACTTGGCTGAGTATGACATTATCGGGATATTGCTGAAACTGTTTTCATCCAGGATATCGCGGATTTCAGCAACTCGGCCGTCCATCATGTCTGAAGGAGCCACCATGTCGGCTCCTGCCTTTGCATGGGACAGGGCTGTTCGGGCAAGAAGATCCAGTGTGGCATCATTATCTATTACCTGACCGTTCACAATGCCGCAGTGACCATGATCTGTGTATTGGCAGAGACAGACATCGGTTATTACAACAAGCTCCGGTATTTTGTTTTTTAGCGTTTTTATTGCTTTCTGGATGATTCCGTTTTTTGCATAAGCGCTTGTTGCAAGAGGGTCTTTGCTTTCAGGGATTCCAAAAAGCATAATAGCAGGTATGCCTAGCTTATATGCCGTATCGGCGGTTTTGACCAGATTGTCTATGGACAACTGATAATGACCGGGCATTGATTGTATGGGGTTTTTAACTCCTGTGCCGTCAATAACAAAGAGCGGAAAGATAAGGTCATCTACTGAAAGGGCGGTTTCGCGCACCATTCGGCGAAACGCCTCATTTTGCCGCAAACGTCTTGGTCTGTATTCAGGGAATATCATATGTCATTCCTTTTTATTTAGGAGATTTCTTCATCTCTAAGATAGCATGCAGGATCAGGCGACCAGAGATCGCCTGTGGCTTCGGCGCGAACCCTGAAATTTCCGGCGCAAATATCCAGCCAGCGGCAGGTTGCGCATCTGCCTGTTACATGTTTTTTCTTTTCTTTAAGCTTTTTCATAAGCGGTTCCGAGGTATCTGTCCATATTTTTGAAAAAGGACGATCCTTGACATTTCCGAAACTGTGATGACGCCAGAATTGATCGGCATGAACTTTCCCATCCCAGCTGATACAGCCGATTCCTATGCCTGAGCTGTTTCCTTGATTCATTTTGAGAAGTTCAAGGACATCCTCGGCCCGCCTGGGATTTTCTTTAAGAAGCCTTAAATACAGGTATGGACCATCAGCATGATTGTCAACGGTTAATATTTCTTTTGGCTTTCCACCGTCATGTAGTTTTTTTGTAAGATCCATTATTAAATCAACAGTTGACCTAGTTTCATCATGGGATAGATCATCTTTAATAAGATCTGTTCCACGTCCCGCATAAACCAGATGATAAAAGCAAGCCCTTGGAATCTCCATATCCTCAAGCAGCTTGAATATCCTTGGAATTTCATCTGCATTAAACTTGTTAATTGTAAAACGGAGCCCTACCTTAATTCCAGCATCCTTACAATTTTTAATTCCTTCTAAAGCCGCATTGAAAGCGCCTTTAACTCCTCTAAAACGGTCGTTAATCTCTTCCATTCCGTCAATACTGATGCCTACGTATGAAAGACCGATATCCTTTAGTATGCGCGCCATTTTCTGCGTTATAAGAGTTCCGTTTGTGGAT
Coding sequences within:
- the ahbC gene encoding 12,18-didecarboxysiroheme deacetylase, which produces MIGISKLYCGTVEPSDALRYGRMSSKLPSHLLQFSKDKKPVVVWNITRRCNLKCVHCYAHAKDLSFKNELSTKDGKILLDDLAQFGVPVILFSGGEPTIRKDLPELAAYAVSKGMRAVISTNGTLITQKMARILKDIGLSYVGISIDGMEEINDRFRGVKGAFNAALEGIKNCKDAGIKVGLRFTINKFNADEIPRIFKLLEDMEIPRACFYHLVYAGRGTDLIKDDLSHDETRSTVDLIMDLTKKLHDGGKPKEILTVDNHADGPYLYLRLLKENPRRAEDVLELLKMNQGNSSGIGIGCISWDGKVHADQFWRHHSFGNVKDRPFSKIWTDTSEPLMKKLKEKKKHVTGRCATCRWLDICAGNFRVRAEATGDLWSPDPACYLRDEEIS
- the hemB gene encoding porphobilinogen synthase, whose translation is MIFPEYRPRRLRQNEAFRRMVRETALSVDDLIFPLFVIDGTGVKNPIQSMPGHYQLSIDNLVKTADTAYKLGIPAIMLFGIPESKDPLATSAYAKNGIIQKAIKTLKNKIPELVVITDVCLCQYTDHGHCGIVNGQVIDNDATLDLLARTALSHAKAGADMVAPSDMMDGRVAEIRDILDENSFSNIPIMSYSAKYCSAYYGPFRHAADSAPKFGDRRTYQMDPANAIEAIREVTMDIEEGADIIMIKPALSYLDIICRIRDEIDLPVAAYSVSGEYAMIKAADKMGWLDGKKVMMETLTSIKRAGADMIVTYFAIEAAEELNR